In Triplophysa dalaica isolate WHDGS20190420 chromosome 19, ASM1584641v1, whole genome shotgun sequence, the sequence tcaaaaatgaacacaatgaCATGTTAAAACAGCATCTAAACCAGGCAACGCAGAAAATTTCTCATATCAGCACATTTAGAAGCTTACTGAAAAAGCAAAGCAAAACAACATACGTACAACCCCGGTACCGACTGTCCCACCCACCCCCGGCCTGCGAAAGACCGTGACATGGTTTCCAAACGTTTCTGCATTCGCCCGTTCCCTcagcttaataaaaaaaatgcacgtGTATTGCACTAACCATGAGGAGGTTTATACAGTAACAACACAACAATGGTAAGAGACAATTGTGCTGATCAACCATATGGGGGAACCCGTGAGCAAAAGTTCTAAAGTGTTGCTTGAAGATTTACTGGTAATAAAAATAGTAACAAAACACCAAATAAAATGTCTTGTCATTCGTCACGGAGCCGCTGtttagaaaacatttcaaaaggaATTCACAGAGTAAACGTCAAAGTCTTAGTACCTGTCCTCAAACAGGAGTTTGGATCTAGACTTTGATCCATCGGTGAGAGCTAGTGCTGTGGAAGGATTCTCCATTGTGCTTTTctcctgaaaaacaaacaagaaaagaacATATAAAAAGAAGGAACAGCATGTCATTCACAAGTTTACATGCTCACATTTAAGGCAATAAGGAGCGGTGTGCTGTGTAACATTCTTTATAAAGTTGTGGTGGATTATCTTTTCATGAAAATAGTGATATATTCATTCtagaaaatctttaaaaaattgtcatgaaataaatataaatcatagcCATACAAACAGGTGCCGGTCATAGTTTTATCATAATACCAGTTTTGTACTTCCTTTGAAATCACTCAATGTTGTTTTCCAAATTGCAGAAACGTCATAAATTTATCTTCATATTTAAAATCGCCAAAAAGCCTTTTTTGTTCAGCTCTATGGATTAGACAGAGACATGAGGACAGTCAGAAATCTCCTCTAATATTCCACGTATATAATTTTACGCGTGAGGTGTAGACGGTCAACACTGCTGGCATACCGCAGAACAGTGTGTGAACTTTCTTTAGATAAAGAACTGAGACCCATGCAGAGAAAGTTCAAATAAAACCTGTGTGAGAAAAGGGTGCGGCAGATACACAAAATGAGACGCACCTTAGCATCCCTGCGTGTGGGTTTGTCTTCGCCTTTGCGCCGTTTGGAGCTGCTTTTACTGCCATCTTTGCTGTTGGGTACAGTGGTGGAGGACTGGCTCAGCGTCCGCTTGTGACTCGGCTTGGGCGTCGGCTGCAGCGTGATGGAGGGAGAGGGAGCCGATTCTTTCTCTTGAGGACGCTTAGATGACCTGGTGAAAATAAGAAGGAACATTATTTAACACAGCCGACCCATGGTCTGTTTTTGTACGAGAAAAAAACCAGACAATGGACCTTTTTCATGTTGCCGGGTTTTTCAGCAGCAAAAGTCGTCATAGTTGGGTAAACTTCTATAGCGGTAAATAGAAGACtaccacaaatatatttttgtattctcatttgctcaaaaaaaaaaaaaaaaaactcaacgaTAGTGTTTTCCCtactttcaacaaaataaataaataagagagTCTGATGACGGCAGTCAAAGAGAGAATGATGTCAAATGAACCTGACTTCCATAGACACTTTTTAGAAACACCCTTGCGTTAACTATGTTATGTAAATGATACAAAGTATAGTGTTATAAacgtaaatatattttttaaaagatgaaaatataaaaaaaattggaagaTGAACGCATCATCACAGGCTTGTGAAAAAGGTCCATTCCGACAGCATAAAAAAGTAAGGCCTAAATAACCCTAAAAGGAAAACTCCAGGTTTTGGAAGGAAGCTTAAATACAAAGCTAATGTAGCGAATACCTTGATCGTTTAACTTTCACAAATATTAGGGATGTagtcaaaacaaacttactCTTTACTGCTTGATTTATATAACTTCCCCTCCAGCTTGGACTTCTTACAGTCTGGCTTGACGCCATCATCATCATTCTgaaggaacaaaacaaaacactgaataTTTAACCTAAAGGGTACTATTTGTGGGAAAGACACCAAATAAATGATAATCTTCCCATCAATGAAAAGTCTACACTTATGTTGCTTGATTATAATCGTGATTAAATCGACATAATGGTGTCAAAACCTACAGAGATACCTTTGCTAAAGCATCATTCTAACTTAAACGAAAGCTCATTAGTGACATTACAAAATGCTTTACGTAGACTCTCACCAGATTTTGGATCAAATCTATCATAATAGTAATCATTATTCATTTGTTAGAttaatatagcgcttttctggacactcaaaatgctttacatggaagggggaatctcctcaaccatcATGACACCCACCTTGTGTTTCCTTTTGGGCTTGCTCGCCCCCTTTTCTCCTGGCTGCTTCTGGAAGTACTTTCCCTCCGCTGGAGAGTCCCGCTCCACTTTCACCTCTGTGTCCTTGAAAAGCCTCCCGGGCACTCTGGAAAGCAGGTTGAGCTCTATCTGAACCAGGAGTCTGGGCGGTAGCCTCTCTTCTGGGTCGCTCAGTGGTGAAAGCATGGGTGAGAACAGCACAGACGGGTTTTCCACGTATTGCTCTCTCGGCGTCTGCGAAGAAGAAGGCACGCTTTCGTTGCCCTCAGAGTCCGAAGACGACGAGTCCGATTCGACAAACTCACGGGACTTCTGCTGCGTCTTGCCAGGCACTTTGCTTTTGCGTTTGTCCGGCGCAGGGCGAGGGGAAGAGGTTTTGGGCTCCTTTTTGATGTTGGGTTTGCGGGGCCCCTTATTGGCCGCACGGGCCCTGTGCGAAGGGATCTCTGGCGACGGTTCGGTCTCCACTTTCAGCCCGCCCTTGGGCTCTTCCACCACAGGTGGCTTCTCAGAGTTCTTGGGCTGCTTTTTGCCCACCACCCGCCGTCCGACCTGACTTCCACCCTCTCTCTGGGCAGGGGACTTCTTACGGCCTTGGCCGCCCTCTGAGCCCTTAGGGTTTAGTCGCAGGTCTCGTCCGGTGGTGGGGGTCGGGTCTTTGGAACCCGGGCCGCTATAGATCCTGCTCGAGCCGGTCTCCCGTCCCTCTTTTTTGGGCTTGGTTGGTGTTGTGCTGGTGTTCTCCACCGGAGATGCAGGGGATAACTTGTTATCTGGTTTCTTGATCCAGTTGACCAGCTGCCAATTTTTTGCTGTGGGCTGTTCACGCTGTGCGaaacacacatgaaaataaattaaatatacacatttctATATCACATATTAACATATACAATTTGTGTATGAGATAATAAACACTTACTGTAAAGCAATATGAATATATAacctaaaatgaatatttaatctAATCTACTTTTTATTATGCTATaccttgttttattattatgataaaaATGTCTTAAGTTGTAAGTGTAGATTTTAGCATTTTAGTCCTTGTTAATGGagaaaagtaatgttttttacagtgtaagcAAAATCCTCATGTTAGCATTATATTGGTAAAATATTTTGCAACTTGATTCAAGTTTCAATtctgatatttattttagttttaagcataaatgtaCATCGTTTTGATGGTTTTTTGTTAATCACGTGATGAGCTCATTTGCATGTGCGTGAGAAGCTGTGCAGGTGAGTCACCTCAGGTGAGGCGGGGCGAGGCGGTTCGTTGGTCTCGCTGTCTGTAGAACTGCTCTCGCTCTCGCTGTCAGAACCGGAGCTGCTCTCCGAGCCGCTGTGACTGCTGGTGTCTTCTCGCTCGGCAGCCTCGCTGTTATTACTGTTGTTACTGcgatttcacacacacacacacaaatcggTTAAACATCATCTCCTGATAAATCAACTAATTCATTCAATTCTCTTAAAGGCaaaatgtctgctaaatgtaaactAAAGGTGCCCGCTTAAAGTGAAATTAAGTCTGTGGAGGCTTTTGCGATAGCCATCAGATTTGCATACAACCACTGGATGTCCTATTGAGCTGGCAATAAAACTCAAAGCAGGCTCGTGCAATGTCACGTGGATGCCCAAGAATGTACAACATGCAAAACTGGCACCCCTCTAGATTAGAGCTAAACGTCCTGTTTGATCATGCGAGAACGTTCTGTGACCTGCCAAAATCCCTGTGGGAATCATCATACAGAACACTGAACCATGATATCTGAATAGCAAATGTACACTTCAACCGAATGTGAAATGTGAGGCTTTAGCTCGGGAGGGTGTGTCACCTTGCTGAGGTGTTTCTGGAAGCGGCTTTTGCTGGATCTTCTCCGTCGCTGTCTTCACTGCTGCTGAGCTTCAGGTCTTCGTGCAGCGTGCTGACGTAAAACACAAGAGGACATCAATTCAACCGAAACTCTTGAGacacaattttaattttctACAAAAGGTGCTATGCCAACTTATGATCAGATCAGCAATGAAATTGTCAAAACTTTCggcttgtttaaaaaataaaatgtatgaactCATATTATGCCATTAACATACTGATCGACAGGTTAATGGTATTTAATACCGGGCATTAGGGGTGTAACGGTTCAAATTACTCACGGTTTGGTTTGTGTCGCGGTTTTAGAGTCACGGTTTCGGTTCGGTTCGGTTTGTGCCATGTTCAGGGAGGAGGGactaaagacaaataaaaataagaacaaataatcAAGCTACAAGTTACAGcaccaataaaacaacagagcaaAGTAGAAGATAAAATAAGATACTGTATAGATACATTTTAAGGGATAAATGAATTAAAGTaatcaaataaacataacattgcaTACGTACagattaaataaagatgaatcATTATTGAAGTTACAGAAGCTATTGAGTCAGCAGGAATATGTCGGAATGCAACAGATCCAGTACACTGATACTGTACACATGCGTTGTTTTTCGTCCGTTCCCTTAAGACATAACCTACTATGTTTGTTATGATACTCGACAAGAGGGGCTTGTTGACCTActttgtgtgtgaatttgtcCGTATAAGCACACGACTTCAAAGACAACTCAATATTTGCGCCATGTCTGAGACTCCACTTTCCTTCCTTGTATCTTCTCACAGCGTGCAAGTGAGttttcttgtgcatcatcttgcacataaatgttgaaattgaCAAGGCTTGAATGATTTTAGTTTAAACAGCAACATGTGCTGTTCAGGTCTCCCCTGCACTCACGTGCTCACAATACCCGGGTGTTGTATTTGATTTGTTGTAGGTATGTGTATACATCGACAAAGATACATTAGCTGAACTTTGTCAGTCTGTTTTatgcattataatttttaacGAACCATATTATAAATGCGTAATCATATTTAAGATgagattttttacagagaacCGTTACACCCCTACTGTGCCTATATTGTTAAAATAGATCAAACAGCATAAACAGAATTAGCTGTAGGCCTTCTCGACACAAGACTCACTTGGACTGTTCACCGTCGCCTGGCTTCGATGTGTGACCGGTGGATGAGCTCTTCCCTGAGATTTTCTctggaaaaaaaataaagtatttagtcaTCAAGTGACTCATTAGGAAAtaaggaagtgacatcacaatAAGAAATTTCCAAAGGATTCTTTAAAACTTACTGGGAGCCCCAAAAGACAGGTGTTGGGCCATCCTACAATAAAGAGAGAAATCTATTACAACTAAAAAGTGTATGTGCATGTACATCTGTACTATATAATCTTTCTTAAGGGCaactgtatacagtatttacacaCACAGTTTCAAAGCAAATGCCAAAGACAATGTATTTGGAAACTTTCTGAGTATTGCTAAGTTAAGCAAGACTAAATGTGACTATAATATACTTgagtacatttttacatcattttggCAGATAGTCTGTTGTGACTGTAAACCTTATGATGTCTGACCTTGGAGGTGGAAAAGGGAAACTTTGAAGGTTCTGTCTTGCAGGGGGTGTGAATGGCTGTTAGTGGAGGAGGCCAGACCTGAGTCATTTCCTGATGGGGAAACATGTACATCAATGAGCTTTGGTCTCGTTAAAATGAGCAAAGCCAAGTAAactttttaagatattttagaaTTATGAAACTCGGGATAGTACAGTTCTTTGATTATCATAAGAACCAGCTCTACTGATCTAGACTTTTAGGAGATGgtgaaagggacagtttacccaaaatgagCTCACCTTCAAAATCTCATCCACACAGCTTGCATCTCCTCCCATTGAACCCTGAAAGAGAGTATAAAAGAATGAACATTGTTACTCTATTGCAATATGCAGATCTTTTTACATGCAAGAATGGAATGAAGCAAGCTCTGATGGACAGACCTCTCGTtcgccttggaattataaggttctgcattctgagcagttttaaGATAAtgagcttcaaagtttttgcattccatttgatGCTGTAGTAGATAAAACCTGTTTGTTCTCTAAAAAATCCCCAAATGTacacaacataaagaaaaaaaaaacatcacgcTACGTGAATACGTTTTCACAGAATGAGAATGTGAAAAATTATATGGTGACAAAAATGTGTAGTTAATCTATATAATTCAAGGCGACGCTCTTCTGTGCTTTAACAGGGTTTACACACTATAAactaaagaaaattattttggtgAAACCCCATGTACACTTTTAGTAtcggtttcatagacaaggcttagccCAAGCCAGGAGTATGCCTTAGTTAATTTAggtttctttcattaaaatgccttataaaacaacataactgatgtgcatcttgaggAAAAACAATAGCACCGGCATATTTTAAGATTcgtcagggcaagttattttcagttaaaggtacagtttgtagaaatcgctgCTAGAGGGGGCaggatcaaaacaacaacaatcgcatAGCTTGATGACACTGTGTAGAAGCATGGAATGATGGtgtatgttgtcttcaactccaccgctgatgataccgctgatacatcaatcagacgggaacgagaaatcatgttagcagaAGAGGTagagtaataaagttttataaatgttgcatttgatgaaatcattttatatcaTTAGAATGAATTAGACCagagtaatgtaaggtttaaaactaaatcgttagtcatagatgttacagtaattgtctaattcgatggtgtgataacacaaagcagttttaagtgttcaaatcaatcatagtaaaagttatttcgAACGTACCCACATAATGCAGTAATAATGCTATACGGACCGACAgtacaaactacttccgcatctgtctacgacagtgtcacacggttgctacgtcagtaaaggtggtaacaaagggtaacacAAATATGaagccattgacaggcgactaaacggccccggtccactgtttagaatggcgattttctcacgattaaaaatgaattggaaacatttgagatattgtaagtactcagctgaaaattatatataacactggcctagtggtttttggatattttactgcacctttaaattGAGACAGCTCAAATCCATTTCAGTCTGGGACTAGACTTAagtcttgtctgtgaaaccaggatataatcattttattctggtttgaattagcttttatttaaatatttcaggtgtcatgttcattttagtgtAATAACTAACTAAAAgcatgtgcttttgtcattgtattaatttttatatcGCTATTTGggtttcagttttgttttttccgtttttatttattaaattgatagttgatagttcactcaaaaatgacagttctgtcatcatttactcaccctcttttcatttcaaacctttatgactttctatcttccgcagcacacaaaagaggatattttgaagaatgttgttaactggcccccattcacttctattgtatggacacaaaaccaatgcaagtgaatgggggccagttaacaacattcttaaatttaattaataattaagtAATATTTAAGTAATAAAAGAAAGCGTtacaggttggaaatgacaagaggctgcgtaaatgatgacagaacatttattttggggggGGAAGTATTAGCGA encodes:
- the aff4 gene encoding AF4/FMR2 family member 4, with protein sequence MASQSGNMNREDRNVLRMKERERRNQEIPQGGEVFPANSPLFPEPIKVSKEDKLASRIQSMLGNYDEMKETIGEPPMSKLIPKASNSSSEEKSAQYSDQRGGSQSQNSKWNPIGPAPGASSSSSSSCSSSSTSSSSQKRSSMQGGHGGSQRSGQRHERDHSGGSKKSSKHSSEHKSHSTSSPAKSSVSSGSHSRSLAADHKERYRKSPRDREANWDSPSRMHSFPSGQHSSQAFPPSIIKPSSMIQKPTAYVRPMDGQETAEPKTSSESYGSQSHSSSVGEMKPNGKASLTKLKIPTQPIDGSMGGDASCVDEILKEMTQVWPPPLTAIHTPCKTEPSKFPFSNCRMAQHLSFGAPKKISGKSSSTGHTSKPGDGEQSNTLHEDLKLSSSEDSDGEDPAKAASRNTSASNNSNNSEAAEREDTSSHSGSESSSGSDSESESSSTDSETNEPPRPASPEREQPTAKNWQLVNWIKKPDNKLSPASPVENTSTTPTKPKKEGRETGSSRIYSGPGSKDPTPTTGRDLRLNPKGSEGGQGRKKSPAQREGGSQVGRRVVGKKQPKNSEKPPVVEEPKGGLKVETEPSPEIPSHRARAANKGPRKPNIKKEPKTSSPRPAPDKRKSKVPGKTQQKSREFVESDSSSSDSEGNESVPSSSQTPREQYVENPSVLFSPMLSPLSDPEERLPPRLLVQIELNLLSRVPGRLFKDTEVKVERDSPAEGKYFQKQPGEKGASKPKRKHKNDDDGVKPDCKKSKLEGKLYKSSSKESSKRPQEKESAPSPSITLQPTPKPSHKRTLSQSSTTVPNSKDGSKSSSKRRKGEDKPTRRDAKEKSTMENPSTALALTDGSKSRSKLLFEDRVHSADHYLQEAKKLKHNADALMDRFEKAVYYLDAVVSFIECGNALEKSAQEAKSPFPMYAETVELIKYTMKLKSYMAPDATSADKRLAVLCLRCQALLYLRLFKLRKESALKYSKTLTEHLKNSLSNTQAQSPGVANKTAGMPSPVSPKLSPGNASSYSSSVSSQSASSSVTIPQRIHQMAASYVQVTSNFLFATEVWDQAEQLAKEQKEFFAELDKVMSPLIFNTSSMTELVRFTRQGLHWLRLDAKLIQ